The genomic region AGACAATGCACATTATGTTACCATATTAAAAGTGCAACCTCTGAATTCTATACACTTACCAGTCACAACAGTTTGTAACTCAGAGCATTCAGCACAGAAAAAGATGCTTTCACATTTGTTATAattttatcatgaaaaaaaatcGGAAGCACTACAGAACTAGCACTTAGGAAACTGTTTTGGATTATGTCATCTTctacattaaatttaaatttcaagttTGAATGTCTCAGTAAGTTTAATACTTATAATTCTAGAGCTGGCATTTTTACAATGTTTTTGTGCTAACTCGTTTCTGTTTCCTACCTTTataaacagttttttaaagaCATAAGTGTGCTCCTTTGCCTATACTGATACTCTACAGTCAACAATATTTACTAAGCACTTACTGTGtgtaaaaaattaacatttaagggggctggagagatggctcagtggttaagagcattgcctgctcttccaaagatcctgagttcaattcccggcaaccacacggtggctcacaaccacctgtaatgaggtctggtaccctcttctggcctgcaggcatacacacagacagactattgtatacataataaataaataaatattaaaaaaaattaacatttaagtACTGTAGAATTTCTTTTCAGCAAAATGAAAACACCCTAAAATTGAGGATGGTTAGCAATTCTACCCCAAAATCATTCAATTATATGCTTATAATAGGTGAACTGTATGATTtgtgaatattttaataaaaaatgcagGAAAAATCTGAACTTGTGGCAGGGAAGTACTTGTTAACACTCCTTCAGTTGCTGCGCTGAGGGGATATCCAGGTGTACATGGTAAGCAGCTCAGAAACGACAGAGCTTAGAAACAGCATCGTATCATTAGCACAAAGGACTCACTCAACAGAAAGCAAGGTCCTAGGCTTAGTACCATCTGAGAACACTCAACATTTGGTAACACCAGGTTGGTTAACACACAACTGGAGACGGACATAACTTATTGGAAATGGCTGGTCTCCCTTGTTTTCAAACTGTACTTACACTTACATGCtatatttcatataataaaaGGCTTTACCATAACCAGGTATggtaatatttattaaataatctgtaGATTATTTAGGGGCCATAAAACTATGAAATTGAAGATAATCAAATTATACTGACCAAAATATTTGACAACTTAAAATGAggattttggctcatggtttcagaaagTTCAGTCACATGGCTCCCTATCTTTGGACCTATTGCAGAACACCATAGCAGataaataaagagaaggaaggacCAGAGGCCAAGTTATCCCCTTCCAAGCTATGCCCCTAGTAACCTACTTTAGCTAGAACTTTCCAAAATAGAGCCCTAAATGTGGATCAAATCTGTGGGGCAATTTCCTATTCAAATGATAGCATCCTCCATGTGAGTATATATAAAAAGATCGTGGGCATTTTACAGTGCATATGTGCCACCTCCTATATGCCACCattcaaaatataaattcaaaCTTCTGCAGATATTTAAACTCTTAGTAGGGCCTctataaagtgaaaaaaaaaaaggttacatATCTCTAATATACAACAGTACAATGTTAAGAACTACTAGAAAGAATGGGATTAAAGAACAATATCCAGTTTGGCAAACGTTAAATTCTTGCAGTTTCAGGTGTGAGAGTGTTAATAGGTCTGGGCAGTCCTGCCCTGACAGCCTTCCTCACTGTAGCCCGTGACCTCCTAGACGGGCTCCACTTGCTGTCTGTAGCTTCCCTTTGCAGATGTTGCCACTGTTGGTTGCTGCCATCTAACACCCTGGAGTCTCCGCTGCAGCTTAAGTCTCAGGCACCACACCGCGAGGCTACCTGCAGGGACTCTGACTCAAGAACACCTTCTAGACTTCTAGGCCTTCCTTTAAATGTTGGTGGAATCTTCCATGCCTGAAAAAACAAACTCCATGTGGATGATGCTAAGACTTACTGACAGCCTGGGCAGGAGCCAGGCCCATTTAGACCAAGTCTGCGTAAGATAAACAcagtgggaaaagaaaataaagccccTCAAACAAACCTAAGAGCTGTGCTTACAATGTTCCTTGGAGCTTCCTTCATAATGTACAATTTTCCAAATgagtaaaatgctttttcatgGTGCTAAGCTCCAAACAACCACATATATACTCTTTGTACCCACTTTACATATTCCTTCTAGACAAACTACATTTTTCAACACAGCTTTTTACTCTCGTTCTTATTCTAAGCCCAGCTAAAAGCTGTGTGCAATGAACATGTCACAGTCTAAATATTAACCTGTCTAGAAATTCCTCTGCCAAATGAATGCCTTCATTTTGAATTTAGCCTCACTTAGTCCTAGGACATAGACAAAAATGTAGACAAATCCTTTCCTATGATGTAATACAGACCTTTCCAGTTTGTTTCCCAAGAGTCTCATCTCTACCGGAAATCTCATGAGCagtctttatttctctctgcattttggtCTTTCGAGCTCCCAACATTATCCATTCCTCATTAAACTCTGCTCGCAATATTCTAGGACGTCTCTGGTCTGTTCTCCAAACCTTTGGAGAACTCTTCCCCAAATGAAGTCTTAAGACTTAAAAATCACATAGATTTATGACACCCTACTTGTCtagtaccgtgtgtgtgtgtgtgtgtgtgtgtgtgtgtgtgtgtatgtgtgtgtgtgtgtgtgtgtgtgtgtgtgtgtgtgtatgtgtgtgtgtgtgtaaatagcTGTTCTTGTCGCTGTGACAAAATTTAAAGGGAGGGCTAAGTAGTGCTTCCATATGGTTTAGTACCTCATGGATgacagggaaggggagaaaaaaggaaaatcatacCATGGTGGCCAGGAACCAGTACAGTGAGAAAGGGGACAGGGACCAGGTGTACCTTGAAGGACAATCTTTTAATGATGTACTTCCTTTAACTAGGCCACATTTCATGTCTCCAGGATTTCTCAAAATAGCTTAATCTGTGAGAGACAGTCAATATTctggacattaaaaaaaaatggtagataGGATTCCATACTAAAAACAATGCCAGTTTAAAGGCACAAAGAGAAAGTCAAATGACTCTACTAATTCATGATCAAAGATCACCTCTGTCACTGGTATATGTCCACTTTATATCCAGAATGAAAAAACACTTCacaaataagacaacaaaatacTTTCTAAATAACCTACCAAGGCATAATCAGCATGGTAGATGGTGAGTAAATCCACCACAGTTGGCCCAGGCTTTCATTTGGTAGATCTAATACCGACCTTACAGCTACAAAACTCCAAGTttgaaactgaaaaaataaaaacaattgaccAATAGcatgttattttgatttttattatacaGCATAAATCTAAACaagacaaatgttttatttttgaatccAGACCATATGCAGaaatagcaattttaaaaattttataaaaagactTTAGTTGTAAATTGTCCCATAATAGATTtacaacaaaatcataaaaaagagcaaattaaatattagaaattaGAGGAGTCTCTCTCAAACTGAAGGAAGTTTCTTTTAATAGCTTTCGATGTAGTCACTGGCAATCataaaaaattcaagaagttcaTTCATGTTTTATAAGCTCTAAATAGGAAAAAACTGAGGGAGCTCATTGATAATTTTCACAGCTTCATTGTAAAGTTCAAGATCTGAAAAAGAATTTAAGCAAACACTTAATGTTTAGTTAACTCTGGTGCCCccaaagaaaggagagatgataAACCGTTTGTTGTCTATTACAGTCATCTTCTGCAGGGTCATAATTGCAGTGTTACTGCACTCTTCAAGCTTTCAGTTCACATATTAGAACACTCATTTCATCATATTTTAAACCATTTTCATTCTATAAATAGTATTTACTAAGTTTCCTTCACATGTAAGAAATCACTAGTTTAAAGGAAGGTCTCTTTTCATTTGATAGAAACTGAAAATATTCCAGGACTGAGATTTAAGaccaaaacatatataaataaaaagtttttctGCTATTTACACGAGACTACTAAGTAGTATATTTTACTTACCAAAGCGAGCACAATCTTCCTTAAACTGGACGTAAGATGCACACATTATGGTTGCCTTGGCTGTGACTTTTCCAACTACTTCCACAACTCCAGAGATTTCTTCATCAAGCTAAAATGTTGACCGAAATGTCAGGTATATTGACCTTTCCAACTGATAATGACTTGGAAAGCTGTTATACAGTTTCTCGCTTTCAAATCGTTTCACAGCTTACTAATTTTTCATTgtaaaaaagaaacttcaaattTTATCAACATATAAACAGAAACACTGCTTGTCGAAAAATGTTGGCATATATAACTGGCAGGATTGTATGAGTCCTGTTTCCTTTAGAAGTGGCTTAAGGTCCAAAGATACATTTAACTTGAAGGCAAAGTAATTTAAAGAAACTGAGAACTTCAGAGTTCCCATAAACAGGGATTGGTTTAAAACGTCACAGAAAAGGACTGTGCATAAATCTTACAACGTGTCTTCTAGTTAGAGCAAACAAACAGTATATGGATTTGTCTTTATAAAAGACCATGAAGATGTTTTAAAGCACATAaaacatagaataaaaaaattaaaagcatatagTCGGCAGTGGTGCTGCACGCCgtccatcccagcactcgggaggtagagaaagGGAACTGGAGGCTagcatgatctacagagctagatcTAGAACAGGtaccgaagctacagagaaaccctgtctcaaaaaacaaaaacaaagtatacatgtttagatacatatatatttgtgtaaattaaaaaaaatagaaaataaaggtgACTGGCAATGCCACTTAGGAGGCTAAAGCGGGTGGGGGGGGCATCACTTCAAGGTCAGGCTTGTGAAATGAAAGAAGTAGTTTGAAAAGAAGATTTTCTGTAAGTactttttgagtatttttttaagcaataaaaaattGATATACAATCAATACTTAAGGGACATACTCAGAAACTTGGAGCTCCAAGAATCAGTATAGGTTAGACATGGAAGGAAAATATGACAGCATGGGTTTGATTTTAAAGCTAAGGAGGTTTAACAAGTGCCAGCTTCACACACCCATCcccaaatcagaaaataaaaaaacaaacggAAATTAAATATGAGACATCACTTAAAACATACTGGCTCCATCAATTCAATGGTTCCATTTTTTCCTTCTCCATCTGAAAGAATGAACATTTTTCCTGTGGGATGaatctaaaaaggaaaacaaaaacccacatagATTTAGAAAATAGAATCTACAGAAactaaattgttaaaaaaaaaattattgacatTTTATTTGAACATAAAGTAATTGGTTTTCGGACAGTTTATTTGGTTCAAGTTAAAATCTAGTGACCAGATCTGATTATTGGAAGAAAGCCCTGTTAATTTTTGAATTTGTAGTAAACAATGAATACTTGCTTAGTGGAATTCTGCTGACATTCATGATTTACATAGTACAGCTCACAGAAGGTATGCTTTCAGAATTAGGAATGAAGAACTAAAGAACTGGTTGCGAGATCTGAGGCCTTCTCTTGGGATCTGAATTGATTCTGCCACTTGTATTAATTACCAACACTGGCTCGGTCAGCCTACCTGTGAAGTTAGACTAGTATTCCTTTCACTTAGGAATGCGTGAATGAAATGAACTAGTAAGTAAGTCCTTACAAATGATTATCTTTCCCTCGGCTTTCTCAGTCACTGCTTCCAAGACTTTTGGGCTTGTTTCTTCCCTACAGGAGGGCTAGATAGTGGACGTCAATAGGATATGGGAGGGGCTACCCATGGTTCACGAAGAAGCGACTGCACCATGGAAAACAGGCCCATTAACAGAGACGGTTGCAAAAGACTAGGAAACAGATTCATCAGCCAAGTACGGCTAACCCAAAAACTCAAGACAGTGGAGCCAGGTTGGTAATCTCAACTAAATCcagagtgtgtgggggggggggcgctggaaCTCAAAGTTAGCTGTTTCGAAAACACTCTCTTTGCGACATAGAAGAAGCGGCGCCCTGACGGAGCTGCAGTGGCGACTCTTGCTTGTGAAAAATAAAGCAACGGGGAATGCAATGCTGCTTGCTGATGGCTACCTGCTGTCCCCCTCCGCTGCCCACCCCGCAGCCACTCCGGGTGGCCACGGTGCCCCGCTCTCTTGCCCAGCCCGCGCACCTTTTCCAGCCTGCCCACGAAGCACACGGGTCTGTCGATGAACTGCGTGAGCATGCTGGCGTTGACGCGTGCTCTGGGGAGCTCCAGTACGTCCACCATGATTGCGCCGCCAACACTCGCAGGCAGCGAGACCGCGGAGTTAGGGCTGACTCCGAGCCGGCCGCCGCGCCAACAACACGCAGATTACCCACTCACCAATCAGGGGAGACCTGCGCTCCAGCTCCACCAATCAAATCCACAGAAGCGTCAAGTTACACCGCAGGGGCTGGGGGTGACGGGCGCCGTACGTCCGGAAGTACGGGTCCACTGCCTAGTGACGCACGGCGTTCCGGAAGTGGCCGGGGCTGGGGAGAGTGGGCGGTGCAGGCGGGACTTGGAGGGGCGGGGCTGAGGCTGCGGACCCGGGATCTAGGCCGGCCGGACCGCGACTTGACCCCGGAAGTAGGCTGAAGGACCGCggcggcgggcggcggcgggcggcggcggctctCAGGTAGCTCTTTCTTGCGTGTCGTGTCTCCATCTTCGTGCTTCTCTCCTCCGGAGGGTTGAGCTGTCGGGGTAGGGGGCGGAGTCAGGTGCCAGGTCCCGGAACGTCGTGACTCCAACGGTGACAGTTATCCGCTTCTGCGTGGGAGGCGCGGGTGCGTGCAGACCCTGCGatttgggcttttattttttgatctAGTTGTACCTAAAGGGTATCAGCATCAGTCTTTATCTCCCTCTCTCAGGAGGTTGTTGCTAGGAGACTGAAGTCCATTTTATATAGAACTGTGTCATGTTTTCCCACCCGCTGGAAGAGGTGCTGACCTTTTCTCTACAGCTAGGAACATTTCTAGCTTTGGCGGTACGGAGGTGTCCGTTTCCTCACTTGCTGGGTGTGAGCGAACTCATGCATGTAGACTCCGCTGAGGAGGACCGCTGGACAGGACCAGAGGAGACAGTTCACCATCTGTTGGACCCAGGCTCCTCCTCCGACAGTGCCACATTTTCTCCCTCTGCGAAACGAAGGGTTGACTGATTTGCAAGGTCCTGGCTAATTCTAATATCTAGTTCCCTTAAATACTTTGAGGCATTGAGCCGACTGTCTGAAAGGCAATGTTTTCCAAGATTTGGGGAAAATCTCGGATATGCCCCCTGGAAGCTGGTGGCTATTGATTTTAGTGATGTCACCAATGGGGATTGGTACCGAGAAATTTCATAATGAATGCACAAGAAAATACCTTCAAAAGAGGTTGCAGAAATTAGAACATAATATTAGTTGGGTCTCGTAATTATGTGGAAACAGTGTCTGAATTTTCCTAAAGCCACGGACTTATAATTAGCCTTCAAATTAAGAATCCTAATTGGAGTTACAGTGCAGTCCTGCTCTTGTTTAAGATCTGTAAGGAtcttctttgagatttttatgtGGCAATTTTAAGATTGAAATCCCATGTACCCTGTATAAATGATTGTTACCTTTCCTTAGTGTTTATACTTCATCTTTGTCTTAATTCTGTTGTTTCTAAAACAAGTTTAATTAGTTGTGGGAtgcatttcatttgtgtgtggaAAGTTAGTATTACAACATTTGGGGTACACCCCTACCTTTTCTGTCCTGGGGCAAGCGCCCTTTAGCTCTGTGAAAACTAGCCACCAGGAACTAGTTGCCACGTCAGTTCAGCTTGTTTGCTCTGTGTACTGTTAGCAATGTGAACCACGTGTTCATCAATAGGTTCTTACCGTCTAGTTACGGTggacaaccaagagcaatggaGGAGGGCTGTATTGCTGGGTGCCTCTAGGGCCTCCCTCACCTCGGGAAGGAATCTAACATCCagcactgagattttcatttaacaaCCCTTGTCTTTGAGGGAAGCACTCTTCGCCCATGCAGGGTACCTCCATTTAAACTCTTTTTCCATTATGTTTTTCAGTTACCTTACAAAGTAGAGGGTTTCCTTGAGGCCTTTTCATACATCCCCAGTCTTAGTTAGACTGTTGTAGCCCCTGCTTTACCTCCATTCTCTGTTCCCATCTCTGCTTAAACCTTTTATCCCCAGTATTCGCCCCCCAACAAACTGCCTGAGTTACCTCATTCCATATAATATTTGCCAGTTCCGTCCATTTTCTTATAAATATCATGatttcattgtgtatatgcacaccttttcattttctgtccaTCACTTGGAAG from Microtus pennsylvanicus isolate mMicPen1 chromosome 19, mMicPen1.hap1, whole genome shotgun sequence harbors:
- the Rpa3 gene encoding replication protein A 14 kDa subunit translates to MVDVLELPRARVNASMLTQFIDRPVCFVGRLEKIHPTGKMFILSDGEGKNGTIELMEPLDEEISGVVEVVGKVTAKATIMCASYVQFKEDCARFDLELYNEAVKIINELPQFFPI